The genomic region AAATTAAGGGGGGACAAGAATCATTCATGAATCCAAAAATGGTAGTGAAAAGTGCGAAAACCTCCGCAGAAGATCTTTTAACGATGGACGTACCAGTTCACTTGTAGTTTCAGTCCTTACTGGCATTTCATTTTGATAATTTTTTTTTCTTATGTGGAAAATACAGGAAACATTTCCAGGACTATGCAGAGCTCTGCTACAAAGAATTCGGTGATAAAGTCAAGCACTGGACAACACTAAATGAGCCGCATACCTACAGCGTCAATGGTTACGCAACCGGTGGATCGGCACCAGGCAGATGTTCTGCTTGGAAAGATCCTAACTGTACCGGTGGCGATTCAGGGACTGAGCCGTATTTGGTGTCACATCACCTACTTCTAGCCCATGCCGCCGCTGTGCAGGTGTACAAAGAGAAATTTCAGGTGATCCATCTACATATACTAAAAGTTTTCCAAGTGATCATGACTATTAAGATGTGCATTGCTTAAGAACTTTTCACATAATATTTGTTGTACAGGCGAAACAGAAGGGTTTGATAGGTATAGTGGTAAACACAGGATGGTTTATGCCATATTCTGACTCGAAGCGTGACCACGATGCTGCACAACGAACAATGGATTTCAACTTGGGATGGTACGTGCATGCCAACTATTTTAAACTGAAAGACTTGTGTAACCAGTAACCACATTGTTTAGAACTAATCTTGTATTCTGATTTCTTTTCAATGATGTTGTATCCTAAATTTGTTGTGTAAGGTTTATGGATCCCCTAACACATGGTGATTATCCACAAATCATGCGATCTCTCGTCGGAAATCGATTACCCAAGTTCACTAAAGAGCAATCAGATAAGCTAAAAGGATCGTTTGATTTCATTGGAATGAACTACTACTCCGGTGGTTATTCAGCGGATTTACATACTAAACCAGATCCTAAGCAACCAAGCTATACGTCAGACTCCCTCGTTAATGTTACATGTTAGTAAACTTTCTAGTTGAGCTAATTAAGCTGCTATTTACTAAGTTAATTATAAACTTCTTTTACTACACACACTAACCAAGCAGCTTGAAGATGATATGTTGTGGCAGTCGAACGGAATGGTGTCCCTATTGGTCCAGTGGTATGTACTATCTTAATCATCCTTCAGCTTGAACCAATTACTATAGATTTATGCATATAAAAGTTTTCATCAAGTCCTCTCCAATGAATACCTTATGATAATGACTTATTCAAAAATGTTTACTCTCATTGGATGGGGTTCTAGATGACTATTAACATCTAAACATTGTATCTGATTTCCTATACTGTGCAGAATTAAGAAATGAAATCGTCAAGATCCCCATGATCCATGTTTGCTTTCTTATATGTAATTAGTATCACTGATGACATATATGCCTTGTTTAATGCAGGCTGCTTCATCGTGGCTCCTTGTTTTTCCTCAAGGATTTCTAGATCTATTGCTCTACATAAAGAACAAGTACAATAATCCAACTATGTATATCACTGAAAACGGTATGTAGCTGTCACTAAACTACATTTGATATTGAACTATATATTAGTGTAATAGTGTTGTATTGTAGCTGTCACTAAACTACAAATAGTGGATATTACAATTACTCCATGTTCTGAACTAAATATGTGTTTGTGTTTTCATGCTGTTTCTGTAGGATGGGATGAGGTGAATGATCCAACATGGTCACTTGAGAAGGCTCTTGATGATAGTACAAGAATCGAATTTTACGATCAACATCTTCGGAAACTTCAGGCAGCAATTAAGTGAGTGCCAATCAAATGTCATTTGATAATTTTTCACCAGTGAATTCAATTAGCTAGTTAAATTTCACTGTGTGTTCTTTTTGGTGGGCAGGGCTGGCGTCAAGGTGAAGGGATACTTTGCATGGTCATTCCTTGATAACTTTGAGTGGGCTGATGGTTACACTGTTAGATTTGGCCTCGTTTATGTGGATTATAAAAATGAGCAGAAAAGACACCCTAAAAAGTCTGTAAACTGGTTCAAGAATTTTCTTCATAAGTCTAAAGAATGATGAAGGAAACCTCTCACAAATCATTGCAATGAGAGGTGTGGATGAAGACTGTGGCTCTGAGTTGTATCTGAATTGTATCGTTCATACCATTTATAAGAAATCCGTATGAACAAATTCATTTGATAATTATGGATTAGATTTTAGTATAATAACAAGGTGAGGTCGACATATGTTCTTTATTAAATGGAATTTTTCGGATATTTTCAAATAAAATGGAATTTTTTTTCTGATTTTTCCAGAAAAAAAAATTATAGGCCCAATATTATTTTGTAAAAAATAACTAAAGGCCTAGACTCCATAAGTCCAATACATCGCAGCCCATAAGCCCAATGCTTCATACGTTGCCCAACCGCCCACTTGAGAAGACTTAGCAGACACCTTCGGTGCAGAAAACACCGCAGCTGCCACCGCCACTCCTTGCCTCCCTCCTTCCGCCCGCCGACGTCTCTGCTTCCACACCCGTCGACGTCCCTATTGCCACGTCCGTCGCCGTAGTCATCATATGGCAAGGCCCGCACTGACGCCGACGGCCCACCACTCATGCATGCGCATGCCAGCCCACAGCATCTTCTCTAGCAACGCCGGTGTTTGGTGCTTAATATTTGTCTTTTGTTCAACTGAAAGCAACCCAATATTCTACTTTTACATTACATCCAAGAACTAAAACGTGAAATGAGAAAAGTAAAAGCTCAGAGCTAGCCCAGTATGAGGCTATGGGCACTCACAGTGCCACTCACTTGGTGTGTTTCTGGTTGTTTCTGATACTAGGTGTTTTTATTCTTCAATATAAATGTGACGCCAAAACTGCAGCTGAACACATCACTGTAAATCCTTGCTTCAAAGAGATTGAAATCCTCTGGAAAGGGAGTAGAGTGTACTAGTAATGGTCTGGTCGGTTTCATTGACCGTTTCGCCAGTAATGAAATGACTGGATGTTCTTCCCAATAGTTACATATATACCATATATAGCATTGAGATCGCTCACTACTTATTATGGGCTGTGTATATAAAATGGCCAAGTAGACTTGACCCTGCAGGAACGAAAAACAGTTAAACTTACATATGGCACTCCAAGGCATCCTCCTCTTGGGCTTCCTTCTTGTTCTTGGCTGTGCTGTGAGGATCAGTGGAGCGACTAACTCTAAGCAATTTGACAATGCCTCCCTCAACCGGAGCAGTTTTCCGGCAGGATTCATATTTGGGACAGCTTCTGCAGCTTACCAGGTATGTACATGCATGTTTGAATCTATATATATCTAGCCAGATCTATGGAGAGGACATGCCGGAAACACATTTTTTTGTCATGCTAGCTTCCCTTTAAAGTTGTAATAATCATTCAAATCAAAGGTTATTTGGACCCTTATTTGGGATTAGGGTTCCCTCGACTGTGTCTGTAGCAAAATTAAGAAAAACAATTGAAAACATAGCAAAGATATAATTGATTTGGCGCAGTCACTGAAATTGCCAAATCATTCTCTATCTGACTGATGTTTAATTTGCAAGAAGACTACCTATTCATTTGTGTTTGAATTTTAGTATGAAGGGGCTGCAAAAGAAGGGGGTCGAGGACCAAGTATATGGGACACATACACTCACAAGTATCCAGGTTCGTTTCTTTTATAGATGCTTGAATAGTGAAGTCAGAGTTGTTTGAAAACTGGATCTTAGGTCCCAAATTGATGTTGATTACCAATCATGTACGTCCTCTAGTTCTAACATATGCTGCATTGTGATTATTGAGGGAAAAAATCAGAGAAGATCTTTGACCACAGCAGCGGAGATGTGGCTATTGATCAATATCATCGCTATAAGGTACAAAGCGCAATGTGGATTCTGTGGATTATGAATATGGATTTATCATCCCGTACATACTCATGCATATTTGATTCAGTAGATCCATTTTTCTCTAATCATTTTCTGTAGGAAGATGTTCGGACTATGAAGGACCTAGGTTTTGATGCTTACAGACTCTCATTTTCATGGTCCAGATTGTTACCAAGTAATGTACATCAATCTCGT from Fragaria vesca subsp. vesca linkage group LG3, FraVesHawaii_1.0, whole genome shotgun sequence harbors:
- the LOC101307573 gene encoding beta-glucosidase 24-like → MALRLGVGTLLFGLLLAVSSKGITGHSSRKASHKRMSHNDSCLNRSTFPAGFMFGTASAAYQFEGAANEGGRGPCVWDAFTHKYPEKIKDRSSGDMAADQYHRYKEDVKMLKEMGWDAYRFSISWSRLLPNGKLSGGVNQEGIKYYKNLINELVSHGLIPFVTLFHWDTPQALEEDYGGFLSPQIVKHFQDYAELCYKEFGDKVKHWTTLNEPHTYSVNGYATGGSAPGRCSAWKDPNCTGGDSGTEPYLVSHHLLLAHAAAVQVYKEKFQAKQKGLIGIVVNTGWFMPYSDSKRDHDAAQRTMDFNLGWFMDPLTHGDYPQIMRSLVGNRLPKFTKEQSDKLKGSFDFIGMNYYSGGYSADLHTKPDPKQPSYTSDSLVNVTFERNGVPIGPVAASSWLLVFPQGFLDLLLYIKNKYNNPTMYITENGWDEVNDPTWSLEKALDDSTRIEFYDQHLRKLQAAIKAGVKVKGYFAWSFLDNFEWADGYTVRFGLVYVDYKNEQKRHPKKSVNWFKNFLHKSKE